Part of the Ursus arctos isolate Adak ecotype North America unplaced genomic scaffold, UrsArc2.0 scaffold_4, whole genome shotgun sequence genome, gtgtgtgtttatgttacTAATGTGAGAGTCTGCATTGTGTGAATGGAGGTCTCAGTCTTTGGATTCCCAACGAGATTTATGTGGGGATCCACAACCGAATAAAGACAGCAagaaggaaagtagcaagcacaGAGCAGTTTATTGAAGTGCAAGTACCCTTTCATGGTGGGAGAGTAGGCAGGTTCCAGGAGGTGGAATTAGCCCTAGGTTGTTTTGGGATTGGTTATTTGTTGTGtctctctgggctgggaggagctgtGATGTACGGTGGGGTGTTCTCCAAGGGAAGCTACTTCCAGCCATTTGGGGGACTCTTCCCACAGGTTGGAAGGACTTTTTGACCCTACAATGTTTGTACAAAAACCATCATGGCAGCCTTCCTccgtgggtggggaaggggggtaCCCACAATGCAAATGCATTATAATGAGTCTAGGGGTtaccctggggcagaggtggaagagaAAGTGCATACTCCTCCACTGTGACTCTAGATCTGACAGCCCTGAAGTCTTGGAAGGCACAAGGTCATGATGTACCCTCAGGGCTTTTAGTGTGGCTTTTTTATCACTGTCCTTGCCTCCAGCTCCTGTCTCTGCCATTCCCCTTCAAGGACTTGGGACTCTGCCTCAGGGCATTTCTTCCACTGCTCCTATCTAGCTTCTAACTAactagatagatggatagatagatgatagatgactgattgatagatacatacatagattATTGTAAAGAATCGGCTTGcgtggttctggaggctggcaagtcccaaGATCTACACTCGAAAAGCTAGAGACACAGACGATGCCTGTGGTGTAATTGCAGTCCAAGTTGCAAGGTCTGAGAACCCGGAGAGGTGATGGTGTTCCAGTCTGAGGACAAGAGAAAGACAATGTCGACGCTCAAACACTTGGCAGAAAGAGTTCCTTTCTTAATCATCCTTTTGGTTCTCTTCAGGTCTTCAGTTGGTTGGGTGAGCCCCACCCACATTCAGGGGGGCCTTGGGCTTTATCAGTTACCGGTTCatatgttaatctcatctaaaaacacCCTCACAAACACATCCAGAATAATCTGTGACTAAATGTCAAGCACTGAATGGTTCAGTCAAGTtccacataaaattaaccatcgcAAGGATTTATAAATTTTGATTTGGTAATTATGAACTGATTTTCACTATTGAAATGACAAATGTTTTTCCTTAGGTTCAAATTACTTTTTCTCAGAGATCTATGTATTCTTTCCCTACACTTCAGTTTAAATCCAAGGTCAACTaaaatactacattaaaaaaaattatttggcaaACATTAATGCGGATATTCTTTCTCCTTATGTGGATATTAATTAATAtcttaacttctttaaaaattcattggaaaaaaccaacaaaactgaaacatttatttcaaatagagaaaaaagtgAGATTAAAAAATAGTTCCATAAAATTGGCAATATACTGTATTATAACCAACCCCTTTTCTGGCATCCTATTTAACTATATAATTGTTctaaaatgaattaatgtattataatttttgagTTTTTGATTATGTGTAAGTTATTGTATCAGTTTCGACTATCAGCCACCTCACCACAGCAAATCTTTGGTTCACTCTGTTGTTATAGATCTTAGTGAAATTTTCACACGGAGTAACAATTGTTTCCTCACTTAAAGCCACAGCTTGGGAATGAGCTTAAGGTCATACTTTCTCATTTACATCTTACATCAGGTAGATCACTGACAACTAGAAAGCTCTTAACTGACATTTGgggaaaaagcaaatgaatgagTATTGAAATCTAAGAAATGATGTTTTGGGGTTAATTCAGTAGTTATAGAATTCTTTTCAAGGTAACACTGCTGCTTTATAAATTAATCAATAGTGTATCACTGCAGAAATCAAATAATTGAGGTCTATAAcatatgaatagaaaaaaatcagctaaACCATAAGATttccttggttttttgtttgctttctttgtttgTGTTTATTATGACATTGTGTTAAAGTTTATGTAACCTGTAAGATAGTCACAGTTTTCTGCTAAAAATGCACTTCTTATTTATATATGGTATTAATTCTATATCATAACTTCAAAGTATTCtaaaatattgcatgattctCAGAGAACACTCTGGCTTTACAGTGTTCTCCATATGCTTAAAGTTGTCCAGAGTTCCCTACACAAAACCATTCCACACCGTAACTTTATAACAACATTCGAGCATGTATTTAATCACTGGAGAATCTCACTCGTATTTTTCTAATGAATGCTTTCCAATTCTGCGTACCAATGCTTTTTTAGGTGAGCTCtcttgtgctgtctttctctttctctctgtctatctctctTTGTTTGATGTTTTCTCATATTAGTAGACTGAGTCCTAAATCTTGATTCTTCCTTGAACGTTTTCTTGCATATTCCCATGTGCTCTGGATGGGTGTTAAGATACACTAGCAAGGTCCTTCTTTCAGGGTGAAGGTACTTCTCTCAGCTGCTGAAAGTGTGCTTACAGCTAATGGCAGTCCAGAACTATGAAGAATCTTAGATTTTACTCTACTTGCAAACTAACAACTTGGCTGCCACAGTGTGATGGATGCTAGCAGAAGATATAAGACTCCTGATTCAGTACAATCATAGTAATCAGTGTATCAGCACTGGTTCCCAAAGAGTAACATAAAGAGTGAAAGatgatgtgtatatatgtattggGTTACATCACATAAGAGTGACCTTTAACTAagggaatttgaattttttataatagGTGGTAGCATGCTTGCCCTTGGCTGTAGCTGGAGGCATTGTCTTCATTACACTGAACAGTAAGTATCCCTGCCTTTTGTTCTGGAGCGAGACACTAGCTCTGTCTTCCAAATATGCTCATTATAGAAACATCCTTGAAATGATAATCATGTACAAAGGGGAGTTAGTGACTCACAAAGATATGTAGAATTGTTAAAGACCAATAGAATGTTGAATTGCACATGGATGAAAATAACTgcctcgggatgcctgggtggctcagttggttaagcgtctgcctttggctcaggtcatgatggcagggtcctgggactgagtcctgcacctgactccttgctcagcatggagcctccttttccctctgcctgctgttccccttgcctgtgctcttgctttctctctctgacaaataaatatgtaGAATCACAAATAAATACGTagaatcttaaataaaaagaagaaggagaagaaggaggaggaggagaaggagaaggagaagaagaaggagaaaagaaaagagctgcCTCACCCAATCTTAGACTACTCACTAGGGACAGTTGAATCCAATGTATGATTAATGAGAGAATTCAAAAATACACCTCTGACTCTCTAGTCCCAATTAGAAAAACTGCAGTAATTCCTATAGGATTTCCTAATGCCTCAATTGTTATTCTACCAAGTTAAACTTTCCTCTCCTCCTAATCCTAATTCCATCAATCCCTTATAACTTTTCCCAGACAGCACTGTCACCATTAACTGCCTGCATATAAATCTCCATTTCAAAGTGTGTTTCCCACCTAGGACAGCTTGCTTTGCAGCCCTTACTATCCCCACCCCACACAGGCTCAGGCACAACTCTTAGAATCTCAGCTGGGAGAGCGTAAGCATTCAGCTTCCATAGAACTGATGTTTGAACTTGAATTATCTCAGAAAagagctttattttgttttaagatcaATTTTAAGTGTGAAAGATACAGAGATATCCCATATACACTGTGCCCACATGTCATAAGCTTCCTCATTATCAGCAGTTAATGAACCTATATTGACACCTCTTTATCACCGAGTTGATAGTAAATTAggtttcactcttggtgttgcacaTTCAGTAGGTTTGGGCAAATTTAGAATGTATCCATCATAACTTTATCATACAGAGTATTGTCATTGCTTTAAACTCCTCTGTGTTCCATCATTTTAtctctccctaccccaccccaacAACCAGATATTTTCATTGTCTCCAtaactttgccttttccagaatgacacatggttggaatcatacagtatgtagtttTCTCGGATTGGCTTACTTtgcttagtaatatgcatttaggaGTCCACCATGCCTTTTCATAACTTGAACTTACTTCTTTTATGgcactgaataacattccattgtctaGCTGTACTACAGTTTATCTgtttacctactgaaggacgtcttggttgcttccaagtgctgacatttataaataaagttgctataaacatccatatgCACGCAGCTTTCTGTGTGGACACACGTTTTCaactctttggggtaaataccaagaagcatgattgctggatcatatagaaagagtatatttagttttgtaagaaaccaccactttcaaagtgtctgtaccattttgcatttccactagCAGTGAATATgaaagttcctgttgctccaagttctcaccagcatttggtgttatcagtGTTCTGGACTtaggccattctaacaagtgtgtagtggtatctcatagctttaatttgcattttcctaatgacacCTGATGcttatgcttatttgccatttgtaaatcttctttgatgaggtatttattaaggtctttggccatttttaatcaagttatttgttttcctatttttgagttttaagagttcttttgtATTACAGGTAATAGTTTTTATCAGATAATCTTTGCACATATTTCCTTCTAGGCAGTgggttgtattttttattatcttcacaatgtctttcacagagcagttcagtttatcaattctttctttcatggatcacgATCATGCCTTTGATGTCATAGGTAAAAAGTAACTGCAAaatccaaggtcatctaggttttctcttatgttatcttctaggagttttatagttttgtgttttacatttatgtctatgattcattttaagttaattttttgtgaaggAGGTAAAGTTAATAGCTAATTCATTTTttatgcatgcatgtgcatgtcTAATTCTTCTAACACCATTTATAGAAAAACCCCATTTTTGCTTCAGTgtgttgcctttgctcctttgtcaaagatcagttgattatatttatgtgagtctatttctgggctcttgactCTGTTCCATGATCTaattgtctattctttcaccaattcCACACCACCTTGattagctttatagtaagtcttgaattTGGGTAGTGTCAGaccaactttgttcttcagtaTTGTAttagctattctgggtctttttctGCTCTGTATAAATTCTGGAATGAGTTTATCAAAATCTACAAAATATCTTTCTGGGACTGTGGTTAGAATTGCATTGAGTCTGCAGGTCAAGTAGggaagaactgatttttttttttaagattttatttatttatttgagagagagagagagagagcgaacacagatgcagagggagaagcagacttgctggtgagcagagaacctgatgcagggcccaGTCTCAGGAcaatgggatcatgacctgagtcaaaggaaAATGCCTAACTGATGGAGCCACACTGGCACCCTGAACACTgacatgaacatgaaatatttttgatttctttaaacaGATCTTGTAGTTTTTCTCACATAGATCtcataaatattttgttcaatatacccctacatatttcattttgggatgtgctaatgtaaatggtattattgttttaatttcaaattctacctGTTCATTGTGGTAGATAGGAAAATGaatgacttttatatatttatcttgcATCTACAACATTGCTGTAAGTTTTCATAAGTTCCAGGagatttttgttgattctttttgaTTCTATGCATAGTCATTTGTGTCACTTGCaaacaaaaactgtttttatttctttcttcccaatcaTCAATCATCAtaccttgtattttattttcttgtcttattgaatTAGCTAGGATTTCTCATATGATATTGAATAGGACTGATAAAAGTGAACATCCTtgctgtgttcctgatcttagtaaGACAGTTCATAGTGTCTCATCATAAATGATGATGTTAGCTGTCAGTTTTTGTAGACATTATCAGCTGAGAAAGTTCCCTAATATGCCTTGTTTACTGAGAGTCTTTATCATAAATGGTTGTtggaatttgtcaaatgcttttctgcctTGCATTtatatgatcatgtgattattCTTCTATAGCCTGTTAACATGAtggattatattaattgattttgtaGTAGTGAACCACCTTGCATacagggataaatcccacctggtcatgatgtataattctttttatacattgttggattcaatttgctaatatttcattgaggactcttgttggattcaatttgctaatatttcattgaggactcttgtatctatgttcatgagagatataattggtctgtagttttcttttcccaaaatgtctttggttttgatattAGGATGTTGCTGGTCTTACAGACAGTCAGGAAgcattccctctgcttgtattCTCTGAAAGTGAAAGTGATTATGTttttatctgtgatttttttcctcaataaatcAGCAAAAGATTTCATACAATTATATTTCATATGTTGGAGAATTACTTTGTCTTTTGCCCtttctattttaaatcatttttaaaagtgactaTTGCCATGGTGACAGTGATATTTGGCAATATCagccaaaacattttttaagtagaAATGTGTCCAGCACTACCtgtaaagtcattaaaaatagatAGTCTCACTAGTTACTTTTTCATACTCCTTAGATTTTGCTCTGATAATGAAACACAAGGTATGATTTCATTGAAATATGGTAGTTCCAATATTCTCTCTACCTGATAAATATGACATGCTATAAATTTGTAAAGAGTTGGAAAAGTTCTgaactttatttcattatttttttcctcctagctACTCTAATGAGATAAAATCTTCACTTTTTATATGCACATCATATATTTTCTATCAGTTAAAATCAACTGAAAGCTATAAATCTTGTTTTACCTTTGTATACTTAACAAAAATTCCATAGCGGTTTACAACTAAATGGTCTtgagttaaacatttttaagtacttaattattaaatttgtgtacacacatatatacatatctttaaaatttaattaaaaagctACTTCAGAATAACACCTTGTAATGTAAATTATTCAAATATGTAAGGTAAATTCAACAAAGTCAATCATCTATGCATTAGAGTGATCACATAATTAGAATTAGGTGTGATTTTCCTAGAAAaatgttttggattttaaaataaccaatgtttttgaaaaaaaaagttttaaaaatttttcctcagAGTAATACAATATCTATTATACTTCtttccctaaaaataaaaatgtacttatatTACAGAATCTCATGATTCAAAATTCTtattcacaaggaaaaaatatcttcctaactaggaagaataaatatatatttgtaagggaaagagaaatggtTGTAGTTTTTTAATGACTTTGCAAATGCCTTTTCATCATCAATGGGATGATCaggtatttttatcttttgttctattAAAATGATGTGTTCATGGGGCGCCTTAgcggctcagtcgctaagcgtctgcctttggcttagggcgtgatcccggcgttctgggatcgagacccacatcaggctcctctgttgggagcctgcttcttcctctcccactccccctgctgtgttccctctctcgctggctgtctctctctgtcaaataaataaataaaatcttaaaaaaaaaaataaaatgatgtgttCAGTTAACAAATAGTCACATAATTGTTAAACACATATGATGTATATGGATTGTTTTCCTCATGTTTATCTAACCTGGCATTCCTAATATAAATCTCAtttcatcaaaatatattttacttttgataTGTTGGTATAATTCATTTACtaattatataaatcaataatGATGGTCAAGGAATATTTCTGGCTTGCTTTCTTCTGGGAATATTGTacacatgtacttttttttttttttgggtaccAAATTACTTTATTTGAAGGAATGGTACAAATGCAAGTTAAGTAGATGTTTTGGTACAACTTATAGAAAAGGTATAGGTAACCCCAACATGCATGCACTGCGCCTCAGTGACCAGGGAAGTCACCCTTGAGGCTATGGGAAGACAGCCTAAGGCTTAGCTCTCACTATCACTGTTTCCCAAGGTGTGCTTGTCAAAGAGATACTCTGCCATGCGAGATGCGGGAGCCCCCATCTTGCGCAGGTTGGTTACGTGGTCACCCAATTCTTTGATGGATTTCACCTGCTCATTCAGGTAATGCGTCTCAATGAAGTCACACAAATGGGGGTTGTTTTTATCAGTGGCCAGTTTGTGCAGTTCCAGTAGTGACTGATTCACGCTCTTTTCCAAGTGTAACGCACACTCCATTGCATTCAGCCTGTTCTCCCAATCATCACGGTCTGGTTTCTTGATATCCTGAAGGAAGATTCGGCCACCTCGTTGGTTCTGCAGCTTCATCAGTTTCTCAGCATGTTCCCTCTCCTCATGAGATTGGTGAAGAAAGTATTTGGCGAAGTTCTTCAAAGCCACATCATCGCGGTCAAAGTTGTAAGACATGGACAAGTAGATGTAGGAGGCGTAGAGCTCCAGGTTGATCTGGCAGTTGATGGCGGCCTCCGAGTCCTGGTGGTAGTTCTGGCGCACCTGCGAGGGGGACGCGGTCATCATGGCGGCGGCTGAAGAAAGGCGGCGGCTGAAGAaaggcggcggcgggcggcggctgCGCGGCGCTGGAGCTGTGACGGGGGCCTTGGAGCGGTCTGAGGAGATGGCGGAGGGCTGGCTCTGAGCGgccggccggggtgggggggggaacgAGCGCCGGTTCCGTCCAAGCACTGTTGAAGCAGGAAACCGCGGCGACTCTCGGCGAAGACTCCACATGTACTTTCCTAACCCTTCTGAAGGTAAGTGTCTTAACAGAGTTTGAGAGATGGGTTTACatgtaggtattttattttgggaaCTAATTCCAGAGGATAGGAATGAAGAAACGAggaagaataaaacaagaaaggaggggaaagttAATTCAAGGATGAGTCACTGAGCTGTTAGATTTTTCCAGTGGGCAGCTGGGGCTCAATCTCTCTGAAAACCCTCTGAGAAATCAGGCAGTCAAACATGGAACTGACTgcctgggaagaaggaaaatcGGGTTATTTTCATCCCCTGTGTCTCTAAGATTGATCTGGGGAATATTATCCTTTCACAGACATGGATTTTTGCACATCCCAGGATGGCTGAGTGAGCCCCCCTACAAATGCCTTTCAATGGCTGGGTGGGCAACCTTAATGCGGAAAGAAAGTTATGCACCCTGCCCCTAAGCCATGGTGCTATACGCCTATACATATATTGTTGGTTACATACAACAAAAGTCAAAGTCAAAAGGAGGGCTGAGACGTTTTGAGATGAAGCGTAAAAGATGCCACACTTTACGTGTGGTTGAGTGACTTTCTCTACATAATAAAATGAGTGGAGGTGAAATACGCCACTTGCATATGGAAATACTAAGAGCCACTGGGCATTTTTGTATCATTCCTTCTCTCTGTAACTAACAATAATCCCAATGATGACTTCTTTAGCTTGGATCCATGGGTGAGCCAGATTTGAAAAACCAGATCTCCCTTAATGGTAATGCAGattgagtgagaaataaacctttgttctTTGAAACTATTGAAtttggaggtttttgtttgtttgttttttaactttgagATAGTTAATTGTGGAAGCATGGTCCTACTGTATTGTTCAATGTAATCATTTCCTAACTCTTCACACTTGTTCTGGCGAGGGATAagctttctgttgttttaaaggaaaaacttatatatatatatatatatatatatatatatatatatataatgtatatatatatgtgtgtgtgtatacatatatatatatatatataatatgtatataaatttgatgggaagaagagggagagaagaaataatagaactgccatatgctTAAAGACTGACTTCTGGCTGTGTCAAAAACTGATAGTGTGATCCTGGGCAACTcaccgttttttgttttttttttttcagatttgtttcagagagagagagagaaagcaagagcaggaagggcagaaacagagggagagagagaatctcaagtggaatccttgctgagcacagctggacatggggcttgatctcatgacccttcagagatcatgaccctgagatcatgacctgagctgaaaccaagagtcagaagcttaagcaacagtgccacccaggtgcctcctgggCAGATTATTTCTAACCTCACTAGGCAGGCTTCTTTCTCCATCTCAAAAAGAGGAGCTTAGTCTAGATCTTGAAGTGTGGCCCTGGACCAGCAGTATCATCATCCCTTGGAACtccttagaaatgcaaattcttagacCTTATTCAGACCTACAAATCAGAAACTGGTGGTGGGGCCCAGCCATCCGTAGTTTAAGaaaccctccaggtgattctgacgcTCAAGCAAGTTTGAGAACAGCTGTGAATAATCCCATTATAAAAGCCTGACTCTCAGCCGCCAGAGCTACCGCTGCAGCAGAACCCAAACAGCTCGAGCTCCATTGCTAGAGGTCACTTCTAGACGGTAAGTCTGTGATTCCAACATCCTACCTGATTTTGTACATTATTGTTTGTATCTCTGTGTCAATTCAACACTTACCGCCATAGAAATCAAGTATCTGTTTATCTGACTGACACTTAGCAGTTTCTAAAGTGAAACTGGTACATGAAAAGTTAGACAAAGCATTGCTATGACCGATAAGTGAACATTTAAGAAACTGTCTAGTTATATAATGTAAGAACAATTGAGCAGAAAtaaagcagggattttttttttttagcaaaaaataGCATTCCCCTGataaagtaacatttattaaaaaatatggagGAAAAATTACGCTCAAAATGTGGTTTTGCAGGTCTGCCTAATAAATGTTCTCTTCACAGTTATCGGAATACCCACATTagatttgatttctttccttttttccattttgtatttttaccttttattttggtAACACATCTATATTACATTTTTACCTATGTGCgattgaaaatatatttgtagtcttcttttttgattttcaaatgtgtATTACCTTTACTGTGGTCTTAATATTAATACTATGATTGAGATAAAGTCTACTAATATAAGGTATATCAATGAAATTTGATATACATGTTATATAATTGTCTATTTTTCCATATATGTGAATGAGAAAGATATTGTGGTTTGGCGTTAAGTAATTTAGATTATTAAAATGCAGGGGAATAAAATGTTAATTCAGCTAggcttttttttcaattttaattattttccctaTATTTTATGGTTTTGCTGTTTATACTCCATGTTGGGATAGAAATGAATATGTTTATGGTTACTCAGCATCCCTTCCCACTACCTTGTATATTTCTTCCCTTACAACAGGACAACTATATTTAAACAatcacatttgtcaaaattctaTGTAGGTAAGAGCAATTTAAGTTAGTTGTAACAAGAAGCGCTCAAGTGAATATAGAAAGTGGAAGTGATGTAGGGGCCATCTTCTCATGCTGTGAAGGCTGACATGAAATATCTCAAGACCTAATTGCGGCTGCCAAGACCCATTCTGTTATTattgccatttgttgaaaatttgAGAGGGGATGAACTTTCTGttacaatattttataaatactggTAAATGGTTCTCAATTAAtgagtaaaaaaagagaaatactagtACGAGAAATGCTTATAAAACCTAGGATGGACAGATGCTCTGAGGCACTCTAGCTATAATTATTACTGAGGAGGCATTGTTTCTACTAtcactggaaagagaaaaaatatcccctttctcctcttctcttgaaTATATTCTCTGGTGGACTGAAGGCATTTGGACATgcatgtgaatatttattttgaattttttttcatttatagaatGTGGAAAATTTTTCTCTAGCCAAACCATTATTACATTTATTCTAATAAGAATAGTACATATTcgttgaaagaaaaataaattattggctataattttaaaatgtgatgctTATTATTTAGAATGTGACAGGCACATGAAT contains:
- the LOC113247954 gene encoding ferritin heavy chain-like, which codes for MMTASPSQVRQNYHQDSEAAINCQINLELYASYIYLSMSYNFDRDDVALKNFAKYFLHQSHEEREHAEKLMKLQNQRGGRIFLQDIKKPDRDDWENRLNAMECALHLEKSVNQSLLELHKLATDKNNPHLCDFIETHYLNEQVKSIKELGDHVTNLRKMGAPASRMAEYLFDKHTLGNSDSES